A region of Desulfolithobacter dissulfuricans DNA encodes the following proteins:
- a CDS encoding glycoside hydrolase domain-containing protein, translating to MYRFSYVELPSKDLGPTRYLPDPLVEERGEFVVPSNVGPVKIPGQQNVSLLCELYVPHDFPAGTVLGQLSITSGPETFEIPVMLTVWNFTLPNKLSFVPEMNAYGTVSPFEGYDYYRLAHEHRTCLNRLPYGWTGNPAFAPKWDGERFTWTSWDRAVGPLLDGTAFQGLPRSEEPVDVFYLPFNENWPVNLFDHYTPSYWADSAFDANYEDELTRAFSLFAEHCNEKAWHETMLQFYLNNKLRYRRKNPASSAPWTFDEPVDLKDFWALRWYGNLFHAAVAASSGKAKLCYRADISYSQFGRNTLVGVTDMEYLGGNTPQKIRMKENDALLAEGYFAEYGNVNRINAENTLPVLWCLAAWSRGAIGVLPWQTVGTSRSWLLADQNALFYPTENGPVPSLRLKAFTRGQQDVEYLVLYSFAHDQPFRVTAGLLKSELGDCSRVCTEVLQKMQACRSFSL from the coding sequence GTGTATCGATTTTCTTATGTGGAGTTGCCGAGCAAGGACTTGGGGCCAACACGCTATCTTCCCGATCCGCTTGTTGAGGAAAGGGGAGAGTTCGTAGTTCCGTCAAATGTCGGCCCTGTCAAGATTCCTGGTCAGCAAAACGTTTCTCTGCTCTGTGAGTTGTATGTTCCGCATGATTTTCCGGCCGGAACTGTTCTGGGGCAGCTGTCTATTACTTCCGGTCCGGAGACTTTCGAGATTCCTGTAATGCTAACAGTATGGAATTTTACCTTGCCCAACAAACTCTCGTTTGTTCCGGAGATGAACGCCTATGGAACGGTCTCTCCTTTTGAGGGGTATGACTATTACCGGCTGGCCCACGAGCATCGGACCTGCCTTAATCGCCTGCCCTACGGTTGGACAGGTAACCCTGCCTTTGCACCAAAGTGGGATGGAGAAAGGTTTACATGGACATCCTGGGACCGGGCCGTTGGACCGCTGCTTGACGGTACGGCCTTCCAAGGTCTGCCCCGCAGTGAGGAGCCGGTTGATGTTTTTTATCTTCCTTTTAATGAAAACTGGCCCGTCAATCTGTTTGATCATTATACGCCTTCGTACTGGGCAGACAGCGCGTTTGATGCGAATTATGAAGATGAACTCACCCGGGCCTTTTCCCTGTTTGCCGAACACTGTAATGAAAAGGCCTGGCATGAAACTATGCTGCAGTTTTACCTGAACAATAAATTACGGTACAGGCGGAAGAATCCAGCAAGCTCCGCACCCTGGACTTTTGATGAGCCTGTAGACCTGAAAGACTTCTGGGCGCTGCGTTGGTATGGCAACCTTTTTCACGCTGCAGTGGCAGCAAGCAGTGGGAAAGCTAAGCTTTGCTATAGGGCTGATATTTCGTACTCCCAGTTCGGTAGGAACACTCTTGTGGGGGTGACTGATATGGAGTATCTAGGCGGAAATACTCCCCAGAAAATCAGGATGAAAGAGAATGACGCATTACTTGCTGAAGGTTATTTTGCAGAATATGGAAACGTGAACCGGATTAACGCGGAAAATACCCTGCCGGTTCTCTGGTGCCTGGCTGCCTGGAGCAGGGGAGCAATCGGGGTGCTACCCTGGCAAACTGTGGGGACCAGTCGCAGCTGGCTCCTCGCTGATCAGAATGCACTGTTTTATCCAACGGAAAATGGTCCGGTGCCATCGTTGCGTCTGAAAGCATTTACCAGGGGGCAGCAGGATGTTGAATATCTTGTTCTATACAGTTTTGCTCATGACCAGCCGTTTCGGGTAACTGCTGGACTGCTTAAGAGTGAACTCGGGGACTGCAGTCGAGTGTGTACAGAAGTTCTGCAGAAGATGCAGGCCTGCAGAAGTTTCAGCCTGTAA
- a CDS encoding sulfotransferase family protein, whose product MKPPIFIIGTQRSGTTLLCRILTVHPDIFIRNEIPGVTKIFSEGRTREQIMADIDLAMEESLGANLEKFLEQNKKKRWGLKDPDLTHCLGPLSAAFPDARIIFIIRDGRAVANSYIKNMWGLGVNTYYGALRWQREVNTQLEFARQHQERCYIIKFEDLIGNHVEELKKICDFIDEPYASELTNYYEHSTVITKRKQSKNVFRKPDIRLTQKWMTDLSSFQINVFETVAGETLTQLGYEPIGSKINISPPLKFWFYLQQAIIGEIQIQYQWRFKRILRRIFNR is encoded by the coding sequence ATGAAGCCTCCCATTTTCATCATCGGCACACAACGGTCGGGAACAACGTTATTGTGCAGAATCCTCACCGTTCATCCGGACATCTTTATCCGCAATGAAATTCCTGGTGTCACAAAAATTTTCAGTGAAGGAAGAACCCGCGAACAGATCATGGCAGACATCGACCTTGCCATGGAAGAGTCATTGGGGGCAAACCTGGAAAAATTTCTTGAACAGAATAAGAAAAAGAGGTGGGGATTAAAAGATCCAGACCTTACACACTGTCTCGGCCCGCTGAGCGCTGCCTTTCCAGATGCCAGAATCATATTCATAATTCGAGACGGAAGGGCTGTTGCCAACTCCTACATCAAAAACATGTGGGGACTTGGAGTAAATACATACTATGGGGCCCTCCGCTGGCAGCGCGAGGTCAACACCCAACTGGAATTTGCCCGACAGCACCAGGAAAGGTGCTATATTATCAAGTTTGAAGACCTGATCGGAAACCATGTGGAAGAGCTGAAAAAAATATGCGATTTCATCGATGAACCCTACGCGAGTGAGTTAACGAATTACTATGAACACTCAACTGTAATTACCAAACGGAAACAGAGCAAAAATGTGTTCAGGAAACCGGACATACGGCTTACCCAAAAATGGATGACGGATCTATCATCATTTCAGATCAATGTGTTTGAAACCGTTGCCGGAGAGACACTAACACAACTCGGATATGAACCCATCGGCTCAAAAATCAACATCTCTCCCCCGCTTAAATTCTGGTTTTATCTGCAACAGGCTATAATAGGAGAAATACAGATCCAGTACCAGTGGCGTTTCAAGAGAATTCTGCGAAGAATTTTTAACAGGTAG
- the istB gene encoding IS21-like element helper ATPase IstB, with translation MPSIETTVAKFRGLRCTSIAAGLPDLLAAAETNEVSYLEFADMLVEHERRQRNHKRILRNRKAAGFPTIKRLEEFDYRYQTTITKRQVNALLDFSFIDNRENLIFIGPPGVGKTHLAIGIGHKAVEAGYKVLFTRAAELVESLDLALAKGELKARITALAKNDLLIIDELGYLPMNKTALYNLFQLVNSLYEYRSIVVTTNKEFTAWGDFFHDDNVAVPIIDRLVHHSRVFMLGGESYRLRQKLTG, from the coding sequence ATGCCGTCCATTGAGACCACCGTTGCCAAGTTCCGCGGCCTGCGCTGTACCAGCATCGCCGCCGGCCTCCCGGACCTGCTCGCCGCCGCCGAGACCAACGAGGTCTCATACCTGGAGTTCGCCGACATGCTGGTGGAGCACGAGCGCCGGCAGCGCAACCACAAGCGCATCCTCCGCAACCGCAAGGCGGCGGGCTTCCCCACAATCAAGCGGCTGGAGGAGTTCGACTACAGATACCAGACCACCATCACCAAGCGCCAGGTCAACGCCCTGCTCGATTTCTCCTTCATCGACAACCGCGAGAACCTGATCTTCATCGGCCCCCCGGGCGTGGGCAAGACCCACCTGGCCATCGGCATCGGCCACAAGGCCGTCGAGGCCGGCTACAAGGTCCTCTTCACCCGGGCCGCCGAACTGGTGGAGTCACTCGACCTGGCCCTGGCCAAGGGCGAGCTCAAGGCCAGGATAACGGCCCTGGCCAAAAACGACCTCCTGATCATCGACGAGCTCGGCTACCTGCCCATGAACAAAACCGCGCTCTACAACCTCTTCCAGCTCGTCAACAGCCTGTACGAGTACCGCTCCATCGTCGTCACCACCAACAAGGAGTTCACCGCCTGGGGCGACTTCTTCCACGACGACAACGTGGCGGTGCCCATCATCGACCGCCTGGTCCACCACTCCCGCGTCTTCATGCTCGGCGGCGAGAGCTACAGGCTGCGCCAGAAGCTGACAGGGTGA
- the istA gene encoding IS21 family transposase, with translation MIHKIKALHSNGSGMSIRGIARRLGISRNTVRKYLAMSEEEIQARQSNRERRKLLDPHRAYIRHLMESFPGLSAVKIHRKLKEKHPDLPVSIRTVRRYVARLKQTSTLKQERYYEPVLDMVPGVQCQVDPGELRGVLVAGQPTTVYFVVFVLSYSRLMYVGLSPRPIDTGTFIRMHDAAFRYFGGRPEECVYDQTRLVVIKERYRELTLNEQFHGYATVAGFRIRACEGYDPESKGKVEAGVRYLKGNGLAGEHFDSWADLEAYMAEWLDATANARKHGSTGESPRQRYERDERGHMRPYLTPSIDFTPACRETRKADKTGLVSWKSNRYSVPMRYQRATVGVREEQDFLVFLDLETGEEITRHALCHGRGQVIKKKSHYRDKARRIADCEAEIQRRLGDDGIRMSALLKKGAPDIYKDQLTGLIRLLDRHGIPAPLLAHLLDQPRLTTSRIEDYLEAYRKRPDLLDELRTGQEPRERPAAAADSATRAMLRPYAAICETGEVSDAVH, from the coding sequence ATGATACACAAAATCAAAGCGTTACATAGCAATGGGTCGGGGATGTCCATCCGTGGCATTGCGCGACGGCTGGGGATCTCCCGCAACACGGTCCGGAAGTACCTGGCCATGTCCGAGGAGGAGATCCAGGCCCGGCAGAGCAACCGTGAGAGGCGCAAGCTCCTCGATCCCCACCGGGCCTACATCCGGCATCTCATGGAGTCGTTTCCCGGCTTGAGCGCGGTGAAGATCCACCGCAAACTTAAGGAGAAACACCCTGACCTGCCGGTGTCGATCCGTACGGTGCGAAGATACGTGGCCCGGCTCAAGCAGACCTCCACGCTCAAGCAGGAGCGCTATTACGAGCCGGTTCTGGACATGGTCCCCGGGGTCCAATGCCAGGTGGACCCCGGCGAGTTGCGGGGAGTCCTGGTGGCCGGCCAGCCGACGACCGTCTACTTCGTGGTCTTTGTCCTCTCCTATTCGAGGCTGATGTACGTGGGGCTTTCTCCCCGGCCTATCGACACCGGCACGTTCATCCGCATGCACGACGCAGCGTTTCGGTACTTCGGCGGTCGGCCCGAGGAGTGCGTCTACGACCAGACCAGGCTGGTGGTGATCAAGGAACGCTACCGGGAGCTGACCCTCAACGAGCAGTTCCATGGCTATGCCACCGTAGCCGGTTTCCGGATCCGGGCCTGCGAGGGATACGACCCCGAGAGCAAGGGCAAGGTGGAAGCCGGGGTCCGGTACTTAAAGGGTAATGGACTGGCCGGGGAGCATTTTGACTCCTGGGCCGACCTGGAAGCCTATATGGCCGAATGGCTCGACGCCACGGCCAACGCCAGAAAGCACGGCAGCACTGGCGAGTCACCGCGGCAGCGCTACGAGCGGGACGAACGCGGCCACATGCGGCCGTACCTCACCCCGAGCATCGACTTCACCCCCGCCTGCCGGGAGACCCGCAAGGCGGACAAGACCGGGCTCGTCTCCTGGAAGAGCAACCGTTACTCGGTGCCCATGCGTTACCAGCGCGCCACGGTGGGGGTGCGCGAGGAGCAGGACTTCCTGGTGTTCCTGGACCTGGAGACCGGCGAGGAGATCACGCGGCACGCCCTGTGTCACGGCCGGGGCCAGGTGATCAAGAAGAAGTCCCACTACCGGGACAAGGCCCGGCGGATCGCCGACTGCGAGGCGGAGATCCAGCGCCGCCTGGGCGACGACGGCATCCGCATGAGCGCCCTGCTCAAGAAGGGCGCGCCGGACATCTACAAGGACCAGCTGACCGGCCTGATCCGCCTGCTGGACCGCCACGGGATCCCGGCCCCCCTGCTGGCGCATCTCCTCGACCAGCCGCGCCTGACCACCTCCCGCATTGAGGACTACCTGGAGGCGTACCGGAAGCGCCCGGACCTGCTCGACGAACTGCGGACAGGCCAGGAGCCCCGGGAGCGGCCGGCAGCCGCGGCCGACAGCGCCACCAGGGCCATGCTGCGCCCATACGCCGCTATCTGCGAGACAGGGGAGGTGAGCGATGCCGTCCATTGA
- a CDS encoding DegT/DnrJ/EryC1/StrS family aminotransferase: MLGYAEIFSQVRHRLKEIFPQYPCIYLGKRAGTLLFQALKHEKRSTVVLPGFICPEISALVLQAGKIPVHIDVDPQTMHMRVNLLRDYLNNHSPADASLLIDHSFGYINPDIALIKAEYPDLLIIEDCARAFGGSCNQTPAGSFGDWVILSMYKTVLGNEHGGIVLSRKPLPCTTDGAAARSSPREYLSTIKALRIIHAYLKSRTPPLGSEPPMQENLTCSLETGLPSTLITRRFLKNLNQVDKVHQKQGWAWKDLYNSLRQYPEIQLIHVRPETVPSYAFLSFTMSGISNIHLFLQKLNRSGYFLFNAWPDPPNYYRNMQATFPCGYENTRFLSQHLIHIPIMDFSSENRRLLFIQRFEQILTGL, encoded by the coding sequence ATGCTTGGTTACGCAGAGATATTTTCACAAGTGCGACACCGCCTAAAGGAAATATTTCCGCAATATCCGTGTATCTATTTGGGCAAACGGGCCGGGACATTACTTTTTCAGGCACTGAAGCATGAAAAACGATCCACTGTCGTTTTACCCGGCTTTATCTGTCCTGAAATTTCCGCACTGGTTCTTCAGGCAGGCAAAATTCCTGTTCATATAGATGTTGATCCTCAAACCATGCACATGCGCGTTAACCTGCTGCGCGACTATCTGAATAACCACTCCCCGGCAGATGCCAGCCTTCTCATTGATCATTCCTTTGGCTATATCAATCCTGACATAGCCCTGATTAAAGCTGAATATCCGGACCTGCTCATCATTGAGGACTGTGCTCGGGCCTTCGGCGGTTCCTGCAACCAGACACCAGCGGGTTCTTTTGGTGACTGGGTAATACTCTCCATGTACAAAACAGTACTGGGGAATGAACACGGGGGAATCGTGTTATCACGCAAACCATTGCCCTGCACTACAGATGGTGCCGCTGCCCGCAGCTCACCACGGGAATACCTCTCAACCATAAAAGCACTTCGTATCATTCATGCTTATCTGAAGAGTCGGACTCCTCCACTGGGGTCTGAGCCTCCCATGCAGGAAAACCTGACCTGCTCTCTGGAAACCGGACTGCCGAGCACTTTAATTACCCGGCGATTCCTCAAAAATCTGAACCAGGTTGACAAAGTACACCAGAAACAAGGATGGGCCTGGAAAGACCTTTATAACAGCCTGAGACAATACCCGGAGATACAACTCATCCATGTTAGACCGGAGACTGTACCGTCGTATGCCTTTCTATCTTTCACAATGTCCGGCATTTCAAATATTCATCTTTTCCTGCAGAAACTCAATCGATCAGGATACTTTCTCTTCAATGCCTGGCCTGATCCGCCAAACTATTACCGCAATATGCAGGCGACCTTTCCCTGTGGATACGAAAACACGCGCTTTCTTTCCCAACACCTAATCCACATCCCGATCATGGATTTTTCCTCTGAAAACAGAAGATTACTATTTATACAACGCTTTGAACAGATCTTGACCGGGTTGTAA